In Streptomyces sp. 71268, the DNA window ACCGGCTGGCCGCCGCCACCGCCCGGCACCAGGCGGGCACCCTGCCGTCGTCGGTGCGGTTCGGCTGCACGCCGGGGCTGTTGGTGGCGCATCTGACGGTGGTGGCGCCGCAGGTGCTCGGCACCTCGGTCGAGACGCGCACGGGGAACGACCCGGCGGTGCAACTGGCCCTGTTGGCCGACCGGCGCGTCGAGGCGGCCCTGATCGCGGGCAACCCGGGGCCGCGGGCGCCCGCAGGGACGGGCATCGAGTGCGCCGTGGTCTCCGTCGAGCCGTTGTTCGTCGCCGTGGCCAGTGGGCACCGGCTGGCCGGCGAGGTGGAGATCGAGTTGGCCGAACTGGCCGACGAGACCTGGTGCGTGGCCGACGGCCCGCGCAGCGAGGGCGTGCGCCACCTGGACCAGCGCTGCCGGGAGGCCGGGTTCACGCCGTGCGTGCGGCAGGCCGACTACACCTCGGCCTTCCAGCTCGCCGAACTCGCCCAGGCGGTGCTGCCCATGATGCCGGGCAACCGGCCGCGCACGGGGCTGACCATGGTGCCGCTGCGCGGCTCCCCGCTGCGGCAGCGCACCAGTCTGTTCTGGCACGCCGACGGGCCGCTGAGCGAGTCCCTGGTCGAGGGGGTGTGGCGGGAGCTGGTGCGGGCGCAGCACGAGATCGTCGAGCGGACGCCGGTGTATCAGGCGTGGCTGGAGCGCCACCCGGAGTGGGGGACGACGCCCCCGCGGATGGTGGCGGAGTACGCGCCGGGGGCGTAGGGCACGGGCGGGTGGCCCGCGCGGGCGGTCCCGGGGGCCGGGGCCGGCGCGGGGTGGTCCGCCGCCGGTGGCGGGTCGGGGGCCGTGCCCGGGGCCGGGTGGTCGGGGGCCGTGTCCGGGGCCCGGTGGTCGGGTGCCGGGGCCGGTTCGGGCGAGCCGAGCCAGCCCGGGTTCCGGTCCCACCAGCCGGGGACGCGGCCCATGGGGCCGACCATGGAGCGGTAGGCGGCGGCGAGGCCGTCGCGGACGCGGCCGGCCACGGCGGCGTCGATCGGCCCGTCCTTCGACCACAGCAGGACGTGCCGCACCCGCACCGGCGCCCCACGGACCGCGAGCACCGTGCCGATCAGCGGCAGGCCGGTGTCGAGGGCCTGCGCGGGCACGGCGACGGGGTCGCCGCGCCGCAGCAACTGGCTGATGACCAGCGGCTCGTACGCCCGCACGGTGATGGGCCCGATGCCGGCCAGCTCGCACTGGTCCGCCAGGTGTCGGTCAAACTCATCGTCGCCGTTGACCGCGAGCAGCCAGGTGGAGCCGGCCAGTTCGGACAGCTCCACCTCGTCCCGGCCGGCCAACGAGTGATCGGTCGCGAGCATGACAAACATGGGTTCGGAGCCGACGACGGTGCGCTCGACACCGGCCGGCAGGACGGGCTCCCGGCCGGGGAAGTCCACGTGCAGGGCAAGGTCCACGGTGCCGTCGGCGAGCGCGGCGAGCACCGTCGCCTGCCGGTCCACCACCGCCAGGTCCACCACGTCTTCGGGGCACACCGCGCCGACGACGTCGCCGAGCCGGGCGGCCAGCGGCGTCTGGCGGACGGCGAGCCGCAGCGTGCGCGAGCCGGCGCGGTTGCGGAAGTGCCGTACGGCGCGCTCCAGTTCCTCCAGCGCGCCGAGCACGTCGCGCACGTGCGGCAGCAGTACGTCGCCGAGCGGCGTGGGGCGCGCGCCGTGCCGGCCACGGTCGAAGAGGGTGCCGCCGACGGCGCGTTCGATCCGTCGCACCTGCGCCGTCAGCGCCGGTTGCGACACGCCCAGGCTCGCCGCCGCCTTGGTGACGCTGCCCGCCGCCTCGATCGCCGCGACGAACCGCAGGTGCCGCACCTCCAGGTCCATTCGGCTGAGTATGGCCGACCGGATTCCCGAAGCCCAGACTCTCGACGGCGACCGTCACACACCCCGGCCCACCGTCGGCCGACTCCGCACCGTCCGCGCCCCGTCCCACGTACGGAGACGGTGCCGGCGTCGGCGCACGGGGCCACGTCGGTACGGGGCTCACGTCGGTACGGGGCCCACGTCGGTACGGGGCCCACGTCGGCGTACGGAGCCGCTGCCGGCGTATGGGGCCCGTCGGCGTACGGGGCCCGTCGGCGTACGGAGCGCCCGCCACGCCCCCCGCGCGCCCGCGTGCGGTCCGGCGCGGCCCCGTACCGGCGTACTGGCGCCCCGACAACCCGATGCCCCGGCCCCGTGTCGAGGCCGGGGCCGGGGCCCGGTCGTGGCGCCGCCGCTAGGAGGCCGCCCGTTGTGGCGCGGTGGGCGCCTCCCGGTCGGCTCGACTCGCCCGCGCCTCCTCGCCCGCGCGCCGCACGTCCGCGAGCGAGGCCAGGTAGCGCTCGGCGTCCAGGGCCGCGGCGCAGCCGGTGCCGGCGGCGGTGACGGCCTGCCGGTAGGTGTGGTCGACCACGTCGCC includes these proteins:
- a CDS encoding LysR family transcriptional regulator, translated to MELEFRHLRVVRAIADHGTLTAAAAELGMTQPSVTEALRRAERITGAPLFRRDAHGAVPTPLGELLAAHAGTVLTAMDRLAAATARHQAGTLPSSVRFGCTPGLLVAHLTVVAPQVLGTSVETRTGNDPAVQLALLADRRVEAALIAGNPGPRAPAGTGIECAVVSVEPLFVAVASGHRLAGEVEIELAELADETWCVADGPRSEGVRHLDQRCREAGFTPCVRQADYTSAFQLAELAQAVLPMMPGNRPRTGLTMVPLRGSPLRQRTSLFWHADGPLSESLVEGVWRELVRAQHEIVERTPVYQAWLERHPEWGTTPPRMVAEYAPGA
- a CDS encoding LysR family transcriptional regulator, encoding MDLEVRHLRFVAAIEAAGSVTKAAASLGVSQPALTAQVRRIERAVGGTLFDRGRHGARPTPLGDVLLPHVRDVLGALEELERAVRHFRNRAGSRTLRLAVRQTPLAARLGDVVGAVCPEDVVDLAVVDRQATVLAALADGTVDLALHVDFPGREPVLPAGVERTVVGSEPMFVMLATDHSLAGRDEVELSELAGSTWLLAVNGDDEFDRHLADQCELAGIGPITVRAYEPLVISQLLRRGDPVAVPAQALDTGLPLIGTVLAVRGAPVRVRHVLLWSKDGPIDAAVAGRVRDGLAAAYRSMVGPMGRVPGWWDRNPGWLGSPEPAPAPDHRAPDTAPDHPAPGTAPDPPPAADHPAPAPAPGTARAGHPPVPYAPGAYSATIRGGVVPHSGWRSSHA